In Marinifilum sp. JC120, the sequence GTTGCGGATGGATCGTTCCATTTTCACCATTTCCAGCCGTTCTTCTATTATTGGTGAATCCCTGAATGATTCATTCAGCAGTGAGAGACTTTCCCGCATAGTTGAAAGATCCGCATCTGTTGCTTCAGCCAGCGGGTATGTGGTTGTATGATCAAATCCCGGTATAATTTTCCGAGCCTGATTGTTGTATAACTCTGCATCGGAGCGTGCTTGTTTCAGAAGCTGCGCTGCTTCTGAACTGAGGTTGATATCGGTAACAGCGGCTAGGGAAGATATCGCTTTGTTCAGCTGGTGGTCAGAAAGTTCTTGTTTACCTCTTTCAAAGGTTTGATTCTGGGTCTGGTATTCATTTCTTACCGAGGACAATCGTCTTGCTGAATCAGTATCATTAGGGTGCAGGGCCAGTAGTTGGAGCAGGCATTGCTGCTCGCGGTGCAGGTCCTGATCCATGCGAGCCCTTGAGGCTTCAATACGAAGCTTTTCAGTCTGTAGGTATTTGATTTTGTTTTCGGCTTTCTGTCCAACTCTGCCATCGTCAGCCTTACTGATTGTTTTCAATTCGGAAATAGTATTCGCAAGGTCCGGGGAGGACAGATCATGGTAGGGGGCATTGATGACGGTCAGCATGGCGGCCAGTTTGTTACCACGATCAGTGCGCTGTTCCGAAAGGGGGGACCCTTCATATGCATCAACTGCAATGCATAGTTCATCGAGCAACTCTTTTTCGTTCTGGATGTCCCGTGTGCTGTCCCTTAATCTTTCTATCCAGTCGTGCAGTTTTGATCTGCGTCCGGCTTCTTCCAGTGAATAAAGTGAGCAGGTCCGGTGGTCGAAGCGGCTTAGTTCCGCAAGGGTATCGTCCAGGAGCAGGGCAGTGGTTTTTGTTTTGATTTTTTTTAGGCTTGATTCAAAGCAGCTTCGAAACACGGCTTTAAGTTCAGGGTATTCAGACAGGTTGGTAAAACTTGAGGCAAAATTTGATGTCAGCACGTATTCGGTGAACCATTTAACTGCTTCACCCGGCCCTAAAGTTTCGTTTATGTGCAGGGTCTTGTTGAGCAGGTATTCCTTGGCTTTGCTCAGGAATTCCTGTTCCAGCCTGCGGGCAGCCAGCATCTCCGGGTTAAGTTTTACAAATTCAAACAGGTCACTCCTTAGAGTTTCCAGTTCTTCAAGACTTAAATATGAGGTTGCTGCGCTTAATTGTTTAACCCGCTGTTGCAGTGATTTTCCGTCAAGCAGGATTCTTTTTCTTTCATTTTCGATTTTGAGTTTAAGTAGGGCTATTTCCGATGAAAGGTTTTTGAGGCTTTCTATTTCGCTGCCGTAGGTCGTGATAATATCCTTCAGAACAGATTCTGCTTCATCGTAGTTTTCATTATTGATCAGGAACTCTATCAGTTCTTTCTTTTTCAGAATAAGATCATCCCGCCTGCTCCTGATCTCTTGATACTCCTGAAGGATTCTCTCCATTCTTTCCTTGAGATCCAAGTTTGCATCCAGATATTTCAGTTCCTGTTGCAGGCGACTCACAGCCAGCCCCGAACGTCCGGTGTTGGACAGGTCGTCCAGAATATCACTGACTTGGGCGCAAAACTGTTCTTCAAGTTTCAGTTTATCCTTATGGCCTATGTAATTCCAGACATTGCTACCGAAGATAGTACATGCTTCAGCTATGGAGCCTTGTTTCGCATCAAGAATATCTCTTACACGGTCCATGGAGTACAAAATTGCCGGAAGCTCCACTTCAGCTGCCCGGTTGGCTTTTTGGAATCTTAAGTTTAACCATTGCGGGCTTCCGACCAGTTCATTGATAGCATCGTAGTTGTCGTGACTCAGATGCTTCTTGAACTGTTCGAAAAGTTCTCTGAAGTGATCTTTTTCTGCAAACATTTTGACTTTCCTGATTTTTTTTGGGCGGTCTTCCACTTAAATCAAGTATATATCTTTATTAAGGGCGGGTAAACGGGAAAGGGAGAATGTGGGTAGTGGTGAGGTGGTGTTGTAAACTTGCGGGCTTTGGTTCTCTGGTAGTCCTCTGGAATTACGCAACCGACTTCCCTGCTCATGGACAAACTAAATAGAGCCAGTAATGAGCTAAGAAAGTTGGGTGTTTTTGTCTCGCCGTCCGGCATTAGATCCATCTGGTTACGGCACGATCTTCATAATTTCAAGCTCCGCCTGAAGGCGTTGGAAAAAATCTCAGCCGATCAAGGAATAGTCCTTACTGAAGCGCAGGTTCAGGTATTTTCCTTCGAAACTTTACTCGCCCAAAAAGGACACAACGTAGCAAGCCAGATGAATTTGACAGTCGCGTATCAGTTTTTAAAACAAATTTCGCAAAATTTACCCGTCTCGCACACCTCAATTTTTATATGGTATGTCCCGACCATTCTTAATCAATAATTTAACGATGGGTTAGGAGACTAAAACACCTTCATCCATTTAAGCCGTCTCAATCCAGCTTTATTTCCGGAAGTCGGCAACAGATTTAGGGTAATTTCGAAAATCACCATCTTTTTGAATTACGTGTTGAGCAACCCATGAAAAAACGAACTTATCGATTGCATCACTCTCAACCTCATTTTTATTATAAAGATGAACTGTGAGCTTCTCTACTGCAGCAGTAATACTCTTATGCTCGAGGACATGCTCCTTAACAAAGGGATAATTTATTTCATACATAAACTCTTCTTCTGTCTTAAAATGTATTTGGCAATACGCAAGCATCTCCCTCGCTAATGCCAAATATTTAAGCGGAGAATCACTTTTTTCTGATATACACTGATTCATCATCTCAAAAAGTTGCATATGTTGGCGATCTATTTCTTCGTTTCCGATTGAGTACTTGTCATCCCAACTAATTCTCTCCATGACATCCCCCTTATCTCTCTTGTTTTGAGTCAGCATAATACCCAAGCTTAGTCTTTGGTGATAAATATTTAAGTTGATCTGGAGTTAAATCCTTGCATGATATTATACGCTCCACTTTAGAATTTATATCAGTTCCAAGTTTAAGGATCATGGCTTTATTTTTTGGAATATGAGGATCATACACAATAACATTAGGTAAAAGAGGATGGTCGCCGGTACTGGTAACCATAGCGACCTCACCTGTATTAAGTTCACACATTGAGCCCGGAGGATAAATTCCAAGCATTCTTATAAAGTGCGACAAAATATTTTCATCCAATTTTTGCGGCTTATCCCTATACATGCTCGCAAGAGCCTCATGTGGAGTTAAAGACTTTTCGCAATCCCTCTTATTAATCAAATTGTCGTACAGATCTGCCACAGCTACAATCTTAGGCAATATATTTACAGATTTAAATTCTATACTAGAAGGATACCCTCCGCTCACATTGTAAACGTGATGATGGTATATTATCTTCATGACCTCTTTATCTACAGATCGCACCCCTGAAAGAATCTCTACTCCATATAGCGGATGCATTTGAAATAATTTCAACTCAGCCTTAGTCATTTCAGAACGTTTATGAATTATTTTTTTAGGAATTTTAGATTTCCCGATATCATGCATTAACGCCCCAAAAGCTAAGCTATACATTTCATCATCACTGATGCCTAGTTCAGCCCCAAGCATGCAAGAGAGTATAGAGACATTCAGTGGATGATAATATAAAAATTCATCATCTGAAGCTGAAAAGTTGATAAGGTTCAAGGTTATTTGAACATCATCGAGGAAAATATTTGCAAATTCATGAGCCAGTTGCATTGCTTCATCACAGAAAGCAATTCTACCATCCAGCACTCCCTGCATAATCTTATCTGCTTTCTTAGCCGAAGAATGGAATTGCTTCTCAGTTTTTAAGTAAGCATCCTTGCGCCTCTTCAACTCGGAAGCTTTAATTTTCTTTACAACAGAGCTCTCCTTTTGGAACACTACAGGCTTGACCTTTGCATCCTCTTTTAACGGATCACAATCACTTCTTTGAGGATCATAATAAACATAATCGCAGTCAAGACCCTGTATTTCGTTTATTTGAGAGCGGTCTTTAATTTTAAAATTTGATCTAAAAAACTGATGCTTAAACCAAGGAATATCTTTTAGATAGATATGCAACCCAACCCTAAGCCTTTTTACTGATACTTTTTTAAGCATTGCATTCCTCATACAGAACAATACTTTCACGAATCTTTACAGGCTCAGTTATATCAAAGATATCCTGCGCGTGTCGTTGGATATAATATGCTTTTTGTTCACTCAAAGTCTGCCCATCCTTAATGAGCACAACTTCTTTGCCATCAATAGTTACATATAAATCTTGGGCCATCACCATACCTGCCAGTAAACCCAATGGAAAAATCTCACGACAATAAGAGGTCGCTTCCTCCCCCAGAGCCATTTGAAATTTCACCAGAATATCACGGTCATACCAGCCTAAACGCATACTTAAAATATAAACAGATTCTCCAATACTCTTTCCTGTCTCCTGTAAATAATGGAAATCAAATAACAACCGCAAAACTCTTGCAGCAAAAGGCAAACGATCTCCTGCGATATTATCCTCAGGCAACCCTTCTCCATTAAATTTCTTATTAATGTAAATCATATCAGTAAGTGGAGTGGTATCGAAATGATTTAGCCGTGCTTGAGCAGAGCTTTTTACTTTTTCAATTTGATCGACAAGTAATGGTATAACCCTTTTTTCCGTATGTTCCCCCGACAATTGGTTAGTGATTAAATGTTCGTCCAAAGTAGCTATGATAGAGAGGTAGTATGCCAAAAGTTCATGAACATACTCAAAATCAAAAGAAAAATAACAACTCATTCTATGGATAGCATCACTTACTCTACTATAGCACCTATACAAAACAACATTTTTACCCTCATACGCCTCAAGAATTGGATACATAATTCTTCTGTCTATTTTGGGCTTTTGAATAGATAGATCATTTGAAGAATCACTAATGCTTTTCTTAATGCATGACTTTTCAAACATAGATTCAAATTGCATGTGTTTTTTTTTGTTGTTATTTAAAGAATTAACAATATCACTTTTACTACATGGCTTTGTAAATATAGAATCTGTTTGTATTTTTAATTTTATATCGACTCTGTCTTCTGTGCTTAAAACAGAACAAACAACTACAATATCAGCCTCATAAAAACTCTTTTTTAGCTTACCTAAAACATCCTTTACTGCACTATACTCATGAAATTCAAATATAACTTTATCTGGGGTGTTATTATTGGTCGTTGCCAAAATACTATCAAGGTCACATTTAGCTGTAAGGACACAATAATCATGCTGAAAAAGAACACTCAAAGAACGAACAGCTTTAGGATTATCTGAAACAATAAGAAGTTTTTCCAAGTGAATATCCTCATATATAGAATCAACAGCAAAGAACGGCTGGTAAATATAAAAACAGAGATCCTCCTCATTAGGAGATCCCGAAGTGAAGCTTATGCAAAACAAATATACTAAGACTAGAACCAATTAAACAACTCGACAAATACACTTACATAAGAAATGCGCTTAAAGATTGTGTATTTATTAAATTATTGAGATTATGTTAGAGTCAAAAAAAGAAAACAACAAAAGATACAATGATAAGGCCAGCTTTGACGTCTTCCCAATAAGCTGGGTCATTTATAAATAGATATTTTTAAAGAGATGTGAGGACCTATCTTGTTTAGGGCCTCGGTTCGCTACTTTTAGGAAAATAAAGAAAGCAATCCCGTCCCCCTTGATTACAAGGAAACCAGACCGCCAAACATAGCAACAAGAGCTAATATTACAATCAGAAAAGAAATCGGAGTCAGAGTCTTCGAACCATAGTGTCATAGACTTACTCCGTAATGTCAGATTCGGGTGGAGAATCGCAGATGTTTCCCGGCTGGTCACCCAAACGAAAAAAGGACTTAAGAATTACTTCTTAAGTCCTTGAATCTTCTGGTAGGAACGAGCAGCTTTGAACTGCTGACCCCTTGCATGTCAAGCAAGTGCTCTACCCCTGAGCTACGCTCCTACTTTTTTGTGCCGACTCGCTGTCGACGAAGAAGGTTCTACGTAAGAGGGGCTTCACTGTCAAGCAGGTTTTTTATGTTTTTGCGTGATTCTGTTTCTTTTTCATAATAATCAAATGGTTGGAGTCTGGTTGTTTGCTGGATCTGTGCAGTATTAAGTCAATTTTTGAATTAAAAATTTATTATTATCAGGAAGATATTTGCCTGTTTAGGCTTTTCTAAGGGTTTGCTCTCTGGTAGTAAGTTTTCTTATGAGTGTGCAGAGTGAAGAAAAAATTTACAAGATCGGGCAGGCGGCCAAGCTTGTTGGACTGAAATCGTATGTGTTGCGGTTTTGGGAAGGCGAGTTTGAACAGCTGGAGCCGATCCGTACCCCGTCCGGGCAGCGATTATACAATGAAGCGCATATTTCGTTGATCAGCCGGATCAAGAGCCTTCTGCACGATGAGGGGCTGACCATTGAAGGTGCCCGCAAGCGGCTTGATTCCCCGGATGATGAGTCTGTGGAAAATTTGCAGGAAATTGATGGCCCTGGCTCTGCTTCGGTGGCGCAATTGCCACTGTTCAGCCATGAGAATCCGCAGTCTGGACAAGACAATGAGCTTTTAAGGGAAATTCGTACGGAATTGCTGGTGATCAAGGATCTGCTGGGCTGAATATAATTTTTTCAAAATAAAAGGGGGAAGAATCAATATGTTGATTCTTCCCCCTTTTTGTTTTTAAATTTGGTGATCGCTATTGCATTGGAAATTTCCGGGTATCCCTTGAATGCAGGTAGAGGCAAAAGGCTACGAATGATGCAATGAAACCGGGCAGCATGGGTTCCCACGGTATTTTATGGAAAACCGGGATGACCATGGATGCTCCGTAAAGGGTGGCAAAGCAGGCTATGAATGAGAGGTAAAATGATCTCGAAAGTGCCCCGGCTGCGGCAATGGCGATTCCGGTCCAGAATATTTCTTCCGGCACAATGTGCGGGTTCATTGTGTACACTTTCCATGAAATGAGCATGGTTCCACCTGCGATGAGGGCTTCAAGGATGGGGGAGTATTTATTCTGGTCCAGCAGGTACATGATTGAGCGTGGCAGCAGGAAGCAGGAATAGACACATAATCCCAGCGAAAGGGGAAAAATATAAAAGAAAGCCTCGGTCATATAGGCCGGATTGGGGTTCGGATTAAGCATATTGGGCAGAAAGCCCTGATAATGAGCGTAAAAAAGAAAGGCCCCGATGAGTACGGCTATGCTTGGCCAAAGTATGGATGCGGGTACCTTGCGGTGCGGCTTGAGGTCGAATTTTTTTGCGATGACAAGCGGGATTATAGCTCCGAATATCGCCATGTGCCCAAGGCAAAAATAGAGCAGGGGGGTGTCGCTCATTTTGCGGGCAAATCTGTATCCCACCATTTTGGGCCAGTTCGAATCTATTAGGCTGTCCAGTAATCCCGGTAGCTTGACCATTGTCACTAAATATAATGCATAGGCGGCTAAACTCGCCAAAAGAAGAGACCACTTATTTTTCATGAGCATTTTTTGCCTCATTCTTAGGCTCTTGGCAAATCATAATTGAAATGCTGTTTTTGCGAGAATGGATATTGCCAGTCTAAATGGAATAGCCTTTTTATATTTTATAGTTTGATTTTATCAGGGGAGCAGCTATATTTGAGGGGTGTATTTAATGATAATTGTTTTTCCGGGTCTGAATGACTTTTTTAATAAACGCCGTCCATGGCAACGCTAAACGGAGAGTTTGATTATGAGTAAGGCAGTAAAAATTATCGTAGCGTCAGTTTCAGCTTTGGTTCTGATCGTGGGCGTAGCCATGGTGTTGGCCGTGGTTCTGATTAATCCTAATGATTACAAAGGTGAGATAGCTGATGCTGTGCGTGATAAAACCGGGCGTGAGCTTGTTTTTGACGGAAATTTAGAACTTTCTGTTTTTCCGTGGATCGGGGTTAAGACCGGAGGGCTTGCTCTTTCCAATGCGGCCGGATTTTCCGAAAAGAATATGTTTAGCCTTAAATCTGCCGATGTGAGTTTGAAACTTCTCCCGCTTATTTTTGGTAAAGTTGAGCTTAAGAATGTTGATGTTGTAGATTTGCAGCTGGTTTTGATGCGCAACAAGGATGGAGTCAGTAACTGGGATGACCTCACCGGGGACAAAAAAAGCGAAAAGAAAAAGGATGCACCTTCCTCTTCCGGCAAGTCGGAATTGAATCTTTCCGTGGGTGGGGTCAATATCCAGAATGCCCGCGTGGTCTGGGATGATCGTAAGGAAAATGTCCGGCAGGCTGTTGATGACTGCGATATCGTTGTCGAAGGTTTTGCACCGGGTGATCCTTTCAAGTTTAATGTCCATGTTGCTCTTTCCTCCACTAAGCCTGAAGTCAATGCGGATATTAACACGTCCGGAGAGGCTTCAATTTCCGCAGATTTCAAACAATTGAGCGTGAAAGGTTTGAATGTTGTGGTGGATGCCAATGGTAAGGCTGTTCCCGGTGGAAAGGGGCAGGTTAAGCTTTCCGGCGATGCCGCAGTTGATATGATTAAAGGTGCTGCCGATGTGGCCGGGTTGGTGCTGGAAGCCTACGGCATGAAGGCACAGGGTTCGCTTTCTGCTGCCGGACTCAATTCAAAAGCCATGAGTTTTTCCGGGGATATGAGCATTCCAGGATTCAACTTGAAGGATACGCTTGATAAAATGGGCATGGGTCTGAAAACCGCAGACAGCAAGGCCCTGACCTCAGTGGGAATGAATTTTAACTATGCAGGCAGCAGCAAGGGCGTCGAAATAAAAGACTTACAGGTTAATCTTGATGAAACTATCATCAAGGGATTGTTTTCATTTGCTAATCCGGAAAGTCCAAATATCGTGGCCCAACTGGGCATTGATAAAATTAATGTGGACAGCTACCTGCCTCCTGCGGAGGAAAAAAAGGCTGAAACAAAAGACGAAAAGGCTGCTGAAAAGAAACCAGCCGAGGTCAAACAGGAACTTATCCCTGTTGATATGCTGCGTAAACTGACTCTTAAGGCAGACCTGAATATAAAGCAGCTCATAGCCAAAAAAGCCAACATCACCGATGTGGTGGTTCGCGTCCGGGCCAAGGATGGAGTGCTGACTGTAAAGCCGGCATCGTTTAATCTTGCCAAGGGAGCATTTACTTCTTCGGCAGTTGTAGATGTGCGTGGCAAGACCCCGCTCATGTCCGTGACTGCGGGATTGACCGGGCTTGATGGCGAGGATCTCTCGCAGCAGATGACCGGTGAAGATAAATTCTCCGGGCAGATGAGTTTCAACACCGGACTTAAGACCCAGGGGAATGACATGAAAACCGTGTACGCCAATCTCAACGGCAAGCTCGGATTCAAGGTCCTGAACGGTTATGTGTCCGGTTTTGACCTTCTTTATCTTGCCGGGGACGCCTTTTCCGTGCTGACCGGGGGAGCTTTCGGTCATCGGGACAGTAAGCGTACTGAATTCGGTGAGGTTTCCGCTACCGCAGTCATCAAAAATGGTGTGGCTGATAACCGCGACCTGCTGATGAAATCTCCGCTGCTCAGAGCTGGCGGGGCCGGTAAGGTCGACCTGAATACCATGAAGATAGATTATGGTCTTGATACTAAGATCGTCGGGACTCTGGAAGGGCAGGGCGGCAAGGGTATGGAGGATCTTATTGGTTTAACTGTTCCGGTTACGATCACAGGTGACGTAACTGATCCTTCAATTATGGTTGATTTACCTCGTTTTGCGGCCGTTTTGGCAAAGTCTGGTTTCAAGGTAGTAGGAAGCGTGATTGAAGGTGTCGGTGATGTGCTTGAAGGAATAGGTAATACTTTCAGTGGAAAGAAAAAGGTCGGTTCCGGTGAGGAATTCAATGAGGACTCCAAGAAAAATCCGGTTCAGGAGATTGGTGGGGCGATTAAAAAGTTATTTTAAATTAGAACCATATCTAGTTTTTACGAGGCCGTCTTTGTATGAAGACGGCCTTTTTTTGCGTGCTGACAAACGCTGCCAGAAACTGTCTTTTTTATCATATAGTCTATATCTTGTTTTGAATATATATATGGAGTTTTATAGATGAGAGAAAATGTACTCTATGATGTTCTAGTCCGCGAGATGAATGATGTCAAATCCGGTATGAAATGTCCGGAAAAAGCAGCTCTTTGCGTAATGAGCGAGTTTGCGCATGAAAGCGTTTATGTCTCGACCAGATTTTTGAAGCATGCCGGGTTGGCCGTAAAGGTGGCCCAGCTTAAGGATTACGGTGTGGAAACCTGTGACATTTCCGAACGGCTGGGAATCAGCAAGCGGCATGTGCGCAGGCTTTACGCCTCAATGAAAAACTGATTGGAATAGTTCTAAAAAGGAGGGGAGTGGAGAAAAGGCGGGCGGTATTTAATACCCCCCGCCTTTAGTTTGATTAATATTTATTTGGTCCAGTCGAGGATAACCTTGCCGGACTGACCGCTGCGCATCACATCAAAACCTTTCTGGAAATCGTCGATTTTGAAGTGGTGGGTGATTGCGGGGTTCACATCAAGGCTGGACTGGAGCATGGAAGCCATTTTGTACCATGTCTCAAACATTTCACGTCCATAAATACCTTTGAGCTTCAAACCTTTGAAGACAACCTGATTCCAGTCAATGGCTGTGTTGTCGGGGAGGATACCCAGCAGGGCGATGTTGCCGCCGTGATTCATTTTATCCAGCATTTCACCGAATGCAATGGGGCTGCCTGACATTTCAAGACCCACATCAAAGCCTTCGGTCATGCCCAGTTCGGCCATGACGTCTTCCAGCTTCTCCTTGGTTACGTTTACGGTGCGTGTGGCACCCATGCGTCCTGCAATTTCAAGGCGGTAGTCGTTGAGGTCGGTGATGACCACGTGTCTTGCACCAGCGTGGCGGGCGATGGCTACGGCCATCATACCGATGGGACCTGCTCCGGTAATGAGCACGTCTTCACCAACGAGGTCAAAGGAAAGGGCTGTGTGGGCTGCATTACCAAGGGGATCGAGTATTGAAGCCACGTCGTCGGTGATTGCGTCATTCAGTTTGAACACATTGGCCGCAGGTACGCAGACGTACTCGGCAAAACAACCGGGGCGGTTAACTCCCACGCCGATGGTGTTGCGGCAGAGGTGGCGTTTACCTGCGCGACAGTTACGGCAATGTCCACAGGTCACGTGTCCTTCTGCGGAAACACGATCACCGAGAGCCAGTCCTTGAACTTCGCCGCCCATTTTTTCAATGGTGCCTACAAA encodes:
- a CDS encoding HD-GYP domain-containing protein yields the protein MRNAMLKKVSVKRLRVGLHIYLKDIPWFKHQFFRSNFKIKDRSQINEIQGLDCDYVYYDPQRSDCDPLKEDAKVKPVVFQKESSVVKKIKASELKRRKDAYLKTEKQFHSSAKKADKIMQGVLDGRIAFCDEAMQLAHEFANIFLDDVQITLNLINFSASDDEFLYYHPLNVSILSCMLGAELGISDDEMYSLAFGALMHDIGKSKIPKKIIHKRSEMTKAELKLFQMHPLYGVEILSGVRSVDKEVMKIIYHHHVYNVSGGYPSSIEFKSVNILPKIVAVADLYDNLINKRDCEKSLTPHEALASMYRDKPQKLDENILSHFIRMLGIYPPGSMCELNTGEVAMVTSTGDHPLLPNVIVYDPHIPKNKAMILKLGTDINSKVERIISCKDLTPDQLKYLSPKTKLGYYADSKQER
- a CDS encoding MerR family transcriptional regulator, with the translated sequence MSVQSEEKIYKIGQAAKLVGLKSYVLRFWEGEFEQLEPIRTPSGQRLYNEAHISLISRIKSLLHDEGLTIEGARKRLDSPDDESVENLQEIDGPGSASVAQLPLFSHENPQSGQDNELLREIRTELLVIKDLLG
- a CDS encoding AsmA family protein; this encodes MSKAVKIIVASVSALVLIVGVAMVLAVVLINPNDYKGEIADAVRDKTGRELVFDGNLELSVFPWIGVKTGGLALSNAAGFSEKNMFSLKSADVSLKLLPLIFGKVELKNVDVVDLQLVLMRNKDGVSNWDDLTGDKKSEKKKDAPSSSGKSELNLSVGGVNIQNARVVWDDRKENVRQAVDDCDIVVEGFAPGDPFKFNVHVALSSTKPEVNADINTSGEASISADFKQLSVKGLNVVVDANGKAVPGGKGQVKLSGDAAVDMIKGAADVAGLVLEAYGMKAQGSLSAAGLNSKAMSFSGDMSIPGFNLKDTLDKMGMGLKTADSKALTSVGMNFNYAGSSKGVEIKDLQVNLDETIIKGLFSFANPESPNIVAQLGIDKINVDSYLPPAEEKKAETKDEKAAEKKPAEVKQELIPVDMLRKLTLKADLNIKQLIAKKANITDVVVRVRAKDGVLTVKPASFNLAKGAFTSSAVVDVRGKTPLMSVTAGLTGLDGEDLSQQMTGEDKFSGQMSFNTGLKTQGNDMKTVYANLNGKLGFKVLNGYVSGFDLLYLAGDAFSVLTGGAFGHRDSKRTEFGEVSATAVIKNGVADNRDLLMKSPLLRAGGAGKVDLNTMKIDYGLDTKIVGTLEGQGGKGMEDLIGLTVPVTITGDVTDPSIMVDLPRFAAVLAKSGFKVVGSVIEGVGDVLEGIGNTFSGKKKVGSGEEFNEDSKKNPVQEIGGAIKKLF
- a CDS encoding L-threonine 3-dehydrogenase gives rise to the protein MKALVKSKAEEGIWMEEVPVPECGHNDVLIKVKKTAICGTDIHIYNWDSWAQQTIPVPMVVGHEFVGTIEKMGGEVQGLALGDRVSAEGHVTCGHCRNCRAGKRHLCRNTIGVGVNRPGCFAEYVCVPAANVFKLNDAITDDVASILDPLGNAAHTALSFDLVGEDVLITGAGPIGMMAVAIARHAGARHVVITDLNDYRLEIAGRMGATRTVNVTKEKLEDVMAELGMTEGFDVGLEMSGSPIAFGEMLDKMNHGGNIALLGILPDNTAIDWNQVVFKGLKLKGIYGREMFETWYKMASMLQSSLDVNPAITHHFKIDDFQKGFDVMRSGQSGKVILDWTK